Proteins encoded together in one Cricetulus griseus strain 17A/GY unplaced genomic scaffold, alternate assembly CriGri-PICRH-1.0 unplaced_scaffold_11, whole genome shotgun sequence window:
- the LOC100752586 gene encoding vomeronasal type-1 receptor 4-like isoform X2 — protein MPNKRMYFWTLIIKIIFLSLTTVGILGNISVFHYYLVCYGDCKLKTVDLIHVHLMASNTLIILSKGVPNTMVDFGLKHFLNDIQCRLLLYIERVGRSVSIGSTCLLSVFQAVTISQKESCCKDQKFKEAKYIGCSISLLWVLYILIHFIFFLNSLIKRSSNNVTGKQDFGHCSIAGRDGINESLYAALVVCPEICFSLLMVWSSGSMIVILYRHKQRVQHIHSTRGSSRTSPESRATQNILALVSTFLAFYTVSAILQGCVALLSNPSWWLVNINRITSMCFPCFGPFILINHYSMVSRLSLVWMRNINSLILK, from the coding sequence ATGCCCAATAAAAGAATGTATTTCTGGACTCTGAtcatcaaaataattttcttatcaCTAACTACAGTAGGAATTCTTGGAAATATCTCCGTGTTTCACTACTATCTGGTCTGCTATGGAGACTGCAAATTAAAGACTGTAGATTTGATTCATGTGCACCTGATGGCATCCAACACCCTGATCATTCTCTCTAAAGGAGTGCCCAACACGATGGTAGATTTTGGTTtgaaacactttttaaatgatATTCAATGCAGATTACTTTTGTACATTGAAAGAGTTGGCCGCAGTGTGTCCATtggctccacctgcctcttgagtgtcttCCAGGCTGTCACCATCAGTCAGAAGGAATCCTGTTGTAAggatcaaaaattcaaagaagctAAGTACATTGGCTgctccatttcccttctctgggtCTTGTACATATtgatacatttcattttctttttgaattcaCTTATCAAAAGGTCTAGTAACAATGTGACAGGAAAACAAGATTTTGGACACTGCTCTATTGCAGGACGGGATGGAATCAATGAATCACTCTATGCAGCATTGGTGGTGTGCCCTGAAATCTGCTTTTCATTGCTCATGGTCTGGTCTAGTGGCTCTATGATTGTCATTCTGTACAGACACAAGCAGAGGGTTCAGCACATCCATAGCACCCGTGGTTCCAGCAGAACCTCCCCTGAGTCCAGAGCCACCCAGAACATCCTGGCACTGGTGTCTACCTTTCTGGCTTTTTATACTGTCTCTGCTATCTTACAAGGCTGTGTGGCTCTTTTGTCTAATCCTAGTTGGTGGCTGGTGAACATCAATCGCATCACTTCaatgtgttttccttgttttggaCCCTTTATTCTTATTAATCATTACTCCATGGTTTCAAGACTCAGTTTGGTCTGGATGAGGAATATAAACTCACTTATTCTTAAATAA
- the LOC113838701 gene encoding vomeronasal type-1 receptor 4-like → MYFRTLIIKIIFLSLTTIGILGNFSVFHYYLVCYADCKLKTVDLIHVHLMVSNTLIILSKGVPHTMAAFGLKQFLNDIQCRLLLYIERIGRSVSIGSTCLLSVFQAVTISQKESCCKNQKVKAAKYIGCTLSLLWVLYILIHFIFFVNPLIQSYCNNVTGKQDFGHCSIAGRDGISDSLYAALVVCPEICFSLLMARSSGSMIVILYRHKLRVQHIRSTHGSSRTSPESKATQNILALVSTFLAFYTVSAILQGCVALLYNPSWWLVNTNRVTSLCFPCFGPFLLINHYSMVSRLSFVCMRNRNSIILK, encoded by the coding sequence ATGTATTTCCGGACTCTGAtcatcaaaataattttcttatcaCTAACTACAATAGGAATTCTTGGaaatttctctgtgtttcactACTATCTGGTCTGCTATGCAGACTGCAAATTAAAGACTGTAGATTTGATTCACGTGCACCTGATGGTATCCAACACCCTGATCATTCTCTCTAAAGGAGTGCCCCACACCATGGCAGCTTTTGGTTTGAAGCAGTTTTTAAATGATATTCAATGCAGATTACTTTTGTACATTGAAAGAATTGGCCGCAGTGTGTCCATtggctccacctgcctcttgagtgtcttCCAGGCTGTCACCATCAGTCAGAAGGAATCCTGTTGTAAGAATCAAAAAGTCAAAGCTGCTAAGTACATTGGCTgcaccctttcccttctctgggtcTTGTACATATtgatacatttcattttctttgtgaatCCACTCATCCAAAGTTATTGTAACAATGTGACAGGAAAACAAGATTTTGGACACTGCTCTATTGCAGGGCGGGATGGAATCAGTGACTCACTCTATGCAGCATTGGTGGTGTGCCCTGAAATCTGCTTTTCATTGCTCATGGCCAGGTCTAGTGGCTCGATGATTGTCATTCTGTACAGACACAAGCTGAGGGTTCAGCACATCCGCAGCACCCATGGTTCCAGCAGGACCTCCCctgagtccaaagccacccagaACATCCTGGCACTGGTGTCTACCTTTCTGGCTTTTTATACTGTCTCTGCTATCTTACAAGGCTGTGTGGCTCTTTTGTATAATCCTAGTTGGTGGCTGGTGAACACCAATCGTGTcacttctctgtgttttccttgttttggaCCCTTTCTTCTTATTAATCATTACTCCATGGTTTCAAGACTCAGTTTCGTCTGTATGAGGAATAGAAACTCAATTATTCTTAAATAA